In Candidatus Thermoplasmatota archaeon, the genomic window TTCATCCCTTGGGGAGTCTCGACGCTGGTTCTCTAACGGGACTGCGGATTGCGAACGCACACATATAGGTTGTGTAATACTACAAAGTTTTGATTGGCTCAGGCCCTGACCCTCAGGGCGCGCTGAGCAATGGCCCGAGCACCTGAATGCCGTTCCTGCCCACCTCGATCGCGTGTCTCTCCATTGAGTGCTCCGCAGCCCGCATCTTCTCAACCTGGAGGAACCTCATGAGCTTTCCGCGCTGCCTGTCGAGTCCAAGGTGCATTATGCCGTCCGCCAGGAAACCCTCGTTGCCGAGCAGCTGCGACTCGCCAGTGAGCGAGCGCTCCATGATGATGAACGCAGTCAGGTTGTTGTCCCTGAGCATCTTGAAGAAATAGAACATCTTCTTCCTCATGTCCTGGACGTTCTCCATGAGGGAGTACAGAGCACCCAATGAGTCGAGCACGAATATCGAGAACTTGTCTCCGTGGGTCTTCCTGAACCTCTGGATCATCTTCTCGATGAACAGGACGTAGTCGGTCTGCGCATCCTGGCCTATGACCTCGTCGATCTGGTCGATCTCCCTAAGGTCCGTCAGGTCGGAGATCTGCATCTTCATGGAAAGCTTCGCCCCGATGCTCTCCATGTTCTTCAGGTGGCTGTCGGCCGTCTCCTCGAGTGTGGCGTACAGCCCGAATTCGTTCTTGTCCCTCAGGTACTGGGACATGAGGGTGTAGCAGAAGGTTGTCTTCATCGATCCCGGAGGACCTGTGACGAGTATCACCTTGGGCCTGTCCACGTCGTTCTTGAAGACCTTTTCCAAGCCTGGTATAGAATCCTTGAACACTAGTGAGCCCTCCTGAGCGACGGGGCTGTGGTCTGATGCTTGGGGTTTTCAATGCCATCTGGTCTATTAAATCTTTCCGGGCCGTTATCAGAATTGAAACGATGGCCAGTCAGTCGAGCTGGGGCTCATCCCTCGTCATTCCCGGAGTCATCATCTGACCCGTCTGACTCCTCGTCCTTCCCGTCGCCCTCGTCTTCGTCCCCGTTCTCGTCGACTATGTCTCCGTTCGGAGTGGGACAGCTCGTGAGCGTCCTGCTCGCGACCGCGCGCTCCTCCTCGCTGAGGCCTATCAGGCGCGCGACCGCGCTGATCTTGTCCTTCTCTTTGAGCTTCATGACCCTCACGCCCATCGTGGCCCTCCCCTGCAGGCTGATGCCCTGCACTGGCATCCTGATGACCATGCCGTGGACGCTCGTTACAATCAGCTCGTTGTCATCCTCGACGGTCTTGACCGTGATGACGTCCCCGTTCCTGCCGCCGGTCTTGATCGTGATGACGCCCTTGCCACCCCTGTGGATCTTTCTGTAGTCCTCGACGAGCGACCGCTTTCCGTAGCCGTTCTCGGTGACGGTGAGAAGATGGTCCTTGGGATCCACCACGGCCATGCTGACGACCTCGTCGCCCTTCCTGAGCCTTATCCCTCTGACGCCGTATGTTGCCCTGCCGGTCGGGCGCACATCCGTCTCCGCGAACCTCGCGGCCAGGCCCTTCCTCGTCGCCAGGATGACCTCCTTGGAGCCGTCGGTGATGGTCGTGTCGACGACCTCGTCGCCATCGTCGAGCTTGATCGCGATTATGCCGCTCTGCCTGACATGGGAGTATGCCGAGAGCCGCGTCTTCTTGATGGTTCCGTTCTTCGTCGCGAACACGAGGTAGTGGTCGTCCGTGAACAGCTTGACGGGTATGGTGTTGACGACCTTCTCGCCGTCCTCGAGGTGCTCGAGCAGGTTCACGACCGGTTTGCCCTTGGCGTGTCTCCCGCCGACGGGTATCTTGTAGGCCTTGAGCCAGTAGACCCTGCCGTGGTTCGTGATGTACATTACATAGTCGTGGGAACTTGTTATGAACAGGTCGACGACATAGTCCTCCTCCTTCGTCTCCATGCCCATCAGGCCTACGCCTCCGCGCTTCTGCGACTCGTATGTTTCCAGCGGCAGGCGTTTGATGTATCCAGTCTGGCTGATCGTGACCACGACATCCTCGACTGGTATGAGGTCCTCGATGTCCAGGTCCAAGGCGTTCGCCTCGATGGTCGTCCGCCTCTCGTCCCCGAACTCCTCCTTGACTTCGGCCAACTCCGACTTGATGATCCCTAGGATCTTCTTCTCATCCTTCAAGATAGATTTGTACTCGTCTATGAGCTTCTTCGTCGCATTGGCCTCGTCCCGGACAGCCTGCATCTCCATGCCCGTGAGCCTCTGGAGCTGCATCTCGAGTATGGCCTTGGTCTGTTCCTCGGACAGGAGGTACTTGGCAATGAGCGCGTTCCTGGCCTCCTCCCTCGTCTTCGCCTTGCGAATGATCCTGATGACCTCGTCCAGATGGTCCAGTGCTATCATGAGGCCGGCCAGGATGTGCGCTCTCTTCTCCGCCTCTCTGAGCATGTGCTCCGTCCGCCTCTTAACCACATCGAATCTGTGCTCGATGTAGTACTCGAGCATCTCTTTGAGCGAGAGCGTCTTGGGCTGGTTGTTCACCAGCGCGATGTTGATGATTCCGAAGGTCGTCTGGAGCTGGGAGTGAGCGAAGAGCT contains:
- a CDS encoding AAA family ATPase — encoded protein: MFKDSIPGLEKVFKNDVDRPKVILVTGPPGSMKTTFCYTLMSQYLRDKNEFGLYATLEETADSHLKNMESIGAKLSMKMQISDLTDLREIDQIDEVIGQDAQTDYVLFIEKMIQRFRKTHGDKFSIFVLDSLGALYSLMENVQDMRKKMFYFFKMLRDNNLTAFIIMERSLTGESQLLGNEGFLADGIMHLGLDRQRGKLMRFLQVEKMRAAEHSMERHAIEVGRNGIQVLGPLLSAP
- the gyrA gene encoding DNA gyrase subunit A, which produces MEEAPEGEQQPIAARLIIRPIETEMKKSYIDYAMSVIIGRALPDVSDGLKPVHRRILFAMNEMGLAHNKGHKKAARVVGEVLGKFHPHGDLAIYDTLVRMAQVFSMRYPLIDGQGNFGSVDGDSAAAMRYTECRLSAIAAEMLRDVDEETVDFAPNFDGTLKEPLVLPAKFPNLLVNGSQGIAVGMATNIPPHNLNEIVDAVALMIDRQIKGEDTELKDLMEVVKGPDFPTGGIIYGAQGIYEAYASGKGRIRVRARYTVEHDEDTGRATVIVTEIPYMVNKSSLLEAIAEMVKSKAIEGISDLRDESDKEGLRVVIELKRDAIEEVVLNQLFAHSQLQTTFGIINIALVNNQPKTLSLKEMLEYYIEHRFDVVKRRTEHMLREAEKRAHILAGLMIALDHLDEVIRIIRKAKTREEARNALIAKYLLSEEQTKAILEMQLQRLTGMEMQAVRDEANATKKLIDEYKSILKDEKKILGIIKSELAEVKEEFGDERRTTIEANALDLDIEDLIPVEDVVVTISQTGYIKRLPLETYESQKRGGVGLMGMETKEEDYVVDLFITSSHDYVMYITNHGRVYWLKAYKIPVGGRHAKGKPVVNLLEHLEDGEKVVNTIPVKLFTDDHYLVFATKNGTIKKTRLSAYSHVRQSGIIAIKLDDGDEVVDTTITDGSKEVILATRKGLAARFAETDVRPTGRATYGVRGIRLRKGDEVVSMAVVDPKDHLLTVTENGYGKRSLVEDYRKIHRGGKGVITIKTGGRNGDVITVKTVEDDNELIVTSVHGMVIRMPVQGISLQGRATMGVRVMKLKEKDKISAVARLIGLSEEERAVASRTLTSCPTPNGDIVDENGDEDEGDGKDEESDGSDDDSGNDEG